The Arabidopsis thaliana chromosome 5, partial sequence genomic interval TATCACTTTAACCCGGAAACCACCACTCCCGTTCAACTCTGTTGGGTTTTCAGGTAATCACTCTTCGTCTTTTGGTCGAAGAACTATAACGGAAGGTAGTTCGAGCAAGGCTCTTTCGTTTGGGTACAAAAATGTTGGTTCACTGAAGTGTGGTCGGAGCAATTGGCCGGGGCGTTCTGGGACTGCGTTTGGGCATCTAGTCCGGGTCTCTGCGGTCCCAGGTGGGAATTCAGGTGGCTCTGGCGGGTTAGGTGGTTcaggcggtggtggtggtggttccggcggcggtggtggtgatggAAGCGACGGAAAAGGAAAGAAGTGGTCACTTCTCTCATGGTAATTTTTCTTACTTGCTCCTGTCACTACTCCTGTTCTTGTGTAAAGATGTTTCTTTGAAAAGCAATTCATTGAAGCAGATGTTGGAAATTTTTCTTGGATGTGTTAATAATTTACTCACGGAACACTTTTTTTCTAGTATGATTCTTTGCTTTTGACTTGAGCATAAACACACTTTGTGTGCCTTTTTCTATGGTGCTTCAGGTACCAGGCTCTTCTCTCAAACTCTCCTGTTTTGACCAAAGCTGTGACCGCAGCACTTTTGAACCTCGTTGGAGATTTGATCTGTCAGGTAACTCTCTCATTTTTGTGCTATCTTTGAAGTTTGGATTCTTCACTATTCAGGATATATCGAGATAAAACAGTATTCATGAGCTGCTGCATTATGTATTTCTGAACAGACAGACTTTAACTTGAATTGTGCTATCTCTTTTTTAAAGTTAGAATGGAAGCTAATAGACCCAAAATACAGGATAATGTAGTAAAGCcccattttctttataatgCTTGATCGTATTCTGCTAGATATGTGAGCGACATTGCTTATTCGTATCACTTTTGGTTGCAGCTTACTATCAACAAGACCTCATCGCTGGACAAGAAGAGGACACTCACCTTTACCTTCTTGGGCTTAGGGCTAGTCGGTCCAACATTGCATTTCTGGTATTTCCGTGGACCTTTCACTCGTATGACACCGCAAAAGCTAACTATATTACGTCTCTGCTAGTGGTTCTTCAGTTGAAGAGACTTATGCATCCATTGGTATATTACTTATGCTTATTCTCTGTTCTCTGAAATCTCTCAACTCCATCCATTAGGTATTTGTATTTGAGCAAAGTGGTGACAGCTTCTGGATTATCAGGCGCAGTTATACGACTTCTACTGGATCAGGTAGCAAAGTTTCCTGTTCCCAGTCTAACAATTATGTTCCCATCTTGCTTCCTCTGTGTTAGCACTTAACaccaaaatttgtatttgCAGTTTGTTTTTGCTCCTATTTTTGTTGGAGTTTTCTTATCAGCAGTTGTGACACTTGAAGGAAAACCATCAAATGTCATACCGAAGCTACAACAGGTTGGATTAAAACCTAACTAAACTTAATATTTCCGGTGCAGGAATCTAAATTTGATACTTTGTATCTTTTGCGGTGTTCTAATTGAATCCATGAATTGCTGGTTGTATAGGAGTGGACTGGTGCAATGATAGCAAATTGGCAGCTATGGATACCATTTCAGTTTCTTAACTTCAGATTTGTTCCACAGAACTACCAGGTTTGATACTAAACTCTGTGACTACATGAAACGGGAGtctgaaaaaaaatacaattggGTTAAGATAGATATGCTTCATACATAACGAATAACGACCCACACGCTGTTAATCCTCTGCTTAGTATAATCTTTGAGAATTTATTACgcattttcatgtttttgagCCCTTGTTAAAAACATCTTTGACATGATGAGCTTGAGATGAATTACGCTTGAATGACATTAGCTTCTAGCTAGTATGCTTAGCAAGATTTTCTTTGGCTTTGAGGATGAATCGATGtcttatatatgaattattgCAGGTACTTGCTTCAAACGTAGTGGCTTTGGCTTGGAATGTGATTTTATCATTCAAAGCTCACAAAGAAGTTGTTGCAAAGTAGACATGTTTCTTACCTGGAGCCTAGAGGTGGTTGCTGGATTGTTATCGGCAGAGTTTTGGGGAAACGGTCTTGTCTGCTGATGCAAATGTTTGGTGTTTCGAAACAATTATTTGGGAACCCTGCACTTGACATTTTCTTAGAGTTGAAACAAGCTTTTCTTCAAGCACTTCAAATATTTCCCCATCATCaatgtttcatatatttattgtttccTCATTCAGAGAATTTTTTTAGTTcgtatgaaaattttgaaatctctgGCTATGTGTCTTAAACTTccaccaaagaagaaaatttaaaattcaccGGACCAATCACCGAccgaaacaaaaaattaaagttcaAACAGCTACAATAATATGCTTTTAAGGCAGGTTatgtatatgattaaaaaGCAAATGAACACAATTCCAATTGTGTTTTCGTTCTTctcatcttatttttttgctgCTGTATTTGTTCCTCACATACCAatcttcttttgaaatttcgTAATCTGGTTTAGGAAGATCCATGTCATCTGCCAAAAGAAAACCCGATCAACAACTATCTTAGAGGCAATCACGAAGTGGTAATTacaataacataaacaaaaaagggaGATAAGAGCTATTATACCATGACGTGAGGGGCAATCCTGACACAGTAAACTGGGAAACCCGAGTAAAATTTCAGAGGTCCTCCTTCTTTTAAGGTTTTCATCGCACAATCGAGCGAACCTGTGTATGGATACTTTCCTTGAGCATCCGGTTGCATTTTCTGAATCTGAGTTTTGACAAAGTCAAATGGCAGACTGCAAGCCGCAGCGCAGAACCCAGAAACAGCACTTGCTCCTgttaaagtaaacaaaaaccaaactcagAGATCTATTTTAACTACAATTTATCATACAGAGATTACATGACCATATGAAAATACTGATAAAGGTTTCTTGTTAAGTCTAGTGCAGAACTAGTGTAACAAGCCTAGGAAGTTGAGAAAAGTGTAGTTTTGCCAACTGAGCGACCTTACAATTAGTAGCTCTTAAAAGGGAGTAAGGACAACGCAATGGGATCCATTCTGGATTGGTCTTAGATCTGGGTTTGGGCAACGGTTGAGAGTTTAGAGAGTCCTCTCATTAATAAAGTATTTTCCTTGGTGTAGTTCTTGGATAGATTGTATTAAGTGAAATACACATTTAATTTATGACAATCTAACACTCGTGTAATCAGGAGATTATATGCTACAAATGTAAATTTCCAAGACGATTGATTCTTAGGATCCTTGACTCTAACTGCTATCTACCTGCTcacagaaaaaatatattcttactGTATGAGAAACTTGGAAGAGCAGCTTACCTACGACCGTAGACATCTCCCCGAAACCAAGATTATCTCTCATGTATTCAGCACTTTGATCATAAGATGCAAGCATTCCCATGTTCAAAGCCATAGCTCTGACCACAGTGGGCCCACACCCTTTCCAAAGTGCTAAAACTCCCTCATCAGCGCTAATACGGGTAAGCGCATGGAAAGCATTGGTATAATTCCTGCGCTGAGCTAGCGGCAAAGTATTATCGGCCTGCATTCTGATAAGTGCTAGATCGGCTGGACTACCGACGCAAGCACCAATAGCACCAGCTGTCAGACCACATAGTGCCTTCTGATACAGCGGTAGAGGCTTTCCATCATTAGACTCAATTGCCTTTGCAGTCAGCAACCTAATAAGATTGACAGAAGAGAGGATGATTTATCCATAACCATAAGGCAATAAAAATCTATTCATCTGGATGGGCTCAAGACGAAAGACGAATGACTAACTTACTTGAATGATCCAAGACGGGCTGTCGTGTAAGTTGCTTGCCTCAGCAACCCAGCAGATAATccctattaaaaaaaattaacatcaaATAAGCTCAGGAGACATCTTCAATGGGGTATAActaatgttgttgttggaaaGACTGTTAGATAAGGAAATTAATTCTTTGAATAGCTGAGACTCAGATCCGGAAATGCAGAAATCATATAcattacaaatcaacaaaagtcATGAACATATCAATAGAAAACATACTACACAAAACGTACATCTTCAAGATAAGTAATGCATCCAGAAATGCAATTTATACCTTGTAGAAGGCACCAACGCCCTCATTCTTAAGCATGTTGGTGGTTATACTGGCTGCAGATCCCTGACCAAGTTGAATCCTCACCTTCACCaaccagaaacaaaacaaagtattaGTTAATTACATTCACATCATTTAAAAATCCTATGAACACAGGCGAAGAATCACACATTGTGATGAACCTAAGAACGTTATTCTAATCAAAATCCAGATCTGAACTAGAACATTTCATCTAAACATGTATCAATAGCAACAATTCACACTCAAACGAGTCTGACTATGTTCCGAGCAATGAAATTTGATTATAAtaagccaaaacaaaa includes:
- a CDS encoding Peroxisomal membrane 22 kDa (Mpv17/PMP22) family protein (Peroxisomal membrane 22 kDa (Mpv17/PMP22) family protein; FUNCTIONS IN: molecular_function unknown; INVOLVED IN: biological_process unknown; LOCATED IN: peroxisomal membrane, chloroplast, chloroplast envelope; EXPRESSED IN: 22 plant structures; EXPRESSED DURING: 13 growth stages; CONTAINS InterPro DOMAIN/s: Mpv17/PMP22 (InterPro:IPR007248); BEST Arabidopsis thaliana protein match is: Peroxisomal membrane 22 kDa (Mpv17/PMP22) family protein (TAIR:AT2G14860.1); Has 1807 Blast hits to 1807 proteins in 277 species: Archae - 0; Bacteria - 0; Metazoa - 736; Fungi - 347; Plants - 385; Viruses - 0; Other Eukaryotes - 339 (source: NCBI BLink).), producing the protein MLNSITLTRKPPLPFNSVGFSGNHSSSFGRRTITEGSSSKALSFGYKNVGSLKCGRSNWPGRSGTAFGHLVRVSAVPGGNSGGSGGLGGSGGGGGGSGGGGGDGSDGKGKKWSLLSWYQALLSNSPVLTKAVTAALLNLVGDLICQLTINKTSSLDKKRTLTFTFLGLGLVGPTLHFWYLYLSKVVTASGLSGAVIRLLLDQFVFAPIFVGVFLSAVVTLEGKPSNVIPKLQQEWTGAMIANWQLWIPFQFLNFRFVPQNYQVLASNVVALAWNVILSFKAHKEVVAK
- a CDS encoding Mitochondrial substrate carrier family protein (Mitochondrial substrate carrier family protein; FUNCTIONS IN: oxidative phosphorylation uncoupler activity, binding; INVOLVED IN: transport, mitochondrial transport, transmembrane transport; LOCATED IN: in 6 components; EXPRESSED IN: 27 plant structures; EXPRESSED DURING: 16 growth stages; CONTAINS InterPro DOMAIN/s: Mitochondrial carrier protein (InterPro:IPR002067), Mitochondrial substrate carrier (InterPro:IPR001993), Mitochondrial substrate/solute carrier (InterPro:IPR018108); BEST Arabidopsis thaliana protein match is: dicarboxylate carrier 2 (TAIR:AT4G24570.1); Has 1807 Blast hits to 1807 proteins in 277 species: Archae - 0; Bacteria - 0; Metazoa - 736; Fungi - 347; Plants - 385; Viruses - 0; Other Eukaryotes - 339 (source: NCBI BLink).), which codes for MAEEKKAPISVWTTVKPFVNGGASGMLATCVIQPIDMIKVRIQLGQGSAASITTNMLKNEGVGAFYKGLSAGLLRQATYTTARLGSFKLLTAKAIESNDGKPLPLYQKALCGLTAGAIGACVGSPADLALIRMQADNTLPLAQRRNYTNAFHALTRISADEGVLALWKGCGPTVVRAMALNMGMLASYDQSAEYMRDNLGFGEMSTVVGASAVSGFCAAACSLPFDFVKTQIQKMQPDAQGKYPYTGSLDCAMKTLKEGGPLKFYSGFPVYCVRIAPHVMMTWIFLNQITKFQKKIGM